GGCGGTGATGCTGCGCTACGACGTCCTCTTGACGATGGTCGGCATCGTGGCGGCGTTCCTCAACGTCGTCGCCCTGCGCTTCGTCGCCCGCAAGCGGGTGGACGGCAGCCGCCGGCTGCTGCAGGAGAAGGGCAAGCTCAACGGCACCGCCATCGGCGGTTTGCAGATGATCGAGTCCTACAAGGCGTCCGGCAGCGAAGCGGATCTCTACTCCCGCTGGGCGGGCTTTCAGGCCAAGGTGGTCAATATCCGCCAGGACCTGGAGCGCTACACCCAGTTCCTGAACGCCGTGCCGCCGCTGCTGGCAGCCCTCACCACCGCCGCGATCCTCGCCATCGGCGGCCTGCGGGTGATGGAGGGGGAACTCTCCTTGGGCAGCCTGATCGCCTTCCAGGTGCTGATGGCGAGTTTCATCGCCCCGGTCAGCCAACTGGTCAACCTGGGCGGCAAGGTGCAGACCGTCGAAGGCGACATGAACCGCCTCGACGACGTGCTGCGCTACCCGGTCGACTCGTCCGTGAAGGTCGATGACGAGGATGAACTGGACGAGGACGAACCGATCAAGCTGGCCGGCCGGCTGGAATTACACCACCTACAGTTCGGCTACAGCCGGCTGGATCCGCCGTTGATCGACGGCTTCGAACTGACCCTAGAACCGGGTTCGCGGGTGGCCCTGGTGGGCGGCTCCGGCAGCGGCAAGTCGACCGTCGCGCGGCTGGTCACCGGCCTCTACCAGCCGTGGAGCGGCGAGATCCTGTTCGACGGCCGAAAGCGCGAGGAGATCCCCCGCCGAGTGCTCACCCAGTCGCTGGCGGTGGTCGACCAGAGCATCTTCCTGTTCGAGGGCACGGTGCGCGAGAACCTCACCCTGTGGAACTCGACCATCCCCTTGCCAGAGGTCGTGGCGGCGGCCCGAGACGCTTCTATCCACGAGGACATCGCGGCCCGCAGCGGTGGCTACCAGAGTCTGGTGGAAGAGGGCGGCAGCAACTTCAGCGGCGGCCAGCGGCAGCGCTTGGAGATCGCTCGCGCCCTGGTGGTGAATCCTTCGCTGCTGGTGCTCGACGAGGCCACCAGCGCCCTCGACTCGACCACCGAATCGCTGATCGATCAGAACCTCCGCCGCCGCGGCGCCACCTGCTTGATCGTCGCCCATCGCCTGAGCACCATCCGCGATGCGGACGAGATCATCGTCATGGACCAGGGGAAGATCGTGCAGCGCGGCACCCACGACGAATTGATGGTGGACACGGAGGGTCCCTACGCGGCCCTGATTTCCAATGAGTAGCCGCCGATGAACGAGCCCACCACCCCCGCCGCGATCGGCGACCACGCCGGCGGCGGCTCGCCGTTGTCGCTGCCGAGCAACCGCACTCTGGACCTCACCCACTCCGAGAGCCGCCTGTGGCTGGTCGACCGGGGCCGTCTCGAATTGTTCATGGAGCCCTGGGACGGCGGACGCGCCACCGGCCCTCGCCTGCACTTGGGCGAGGTCACCGCCGATGGCGGCTTGCTGGCGAGCTTCGAGGCGGGCGGCCTGCGGTTGATCGCCGTCGCCACGGAGCCGACGGAACTGACGGAAGTGAACCGGGGCGAGGTCACCACCGCCCCGCAGAGAGACGACGCCGCTGAGGCTCTAGGGCGACGCATCGACGGCTGGATCGCTTCCGTGACGGAGGCGGTGCCCCGGCCTCCAGCGCCGCACCATTTGACGCCACTCCGCAGCGACGGCACGGAACAGGCACTCGAGGCCAAGAAACCCGCCGGACGCCCCGCCAAGGGTCTCCTGTGGGTGCGCCTGGAGAGCGGCGAAGCGCGCTATTTGGGCATCCCGGAGCTGGCCCTGGCGGTGGGGGAAACGGTGCCTTCGACGGGCGATCTGTGGCTGACCGGCGATGGCGAGACGGTGGTTTCCGCCCGCTCGACTCAAGAGCTATTGAAGGCCGGCACCCTCGAAGATCATCTGCGGGCCTTCCACCAGCGCTTCTTGACCTGGCTCGAGATCGAGCGCCGAACGATCGACGAGGAAGAACGACAACGCCTCGGGCTGGCCACGGAACTCGATCGGCGGTCGGTCGAGTCAGCGACGGAACGGCTGGTGTCGATTCTCGACAGCGACGATTCCGGATCCTCCGCCACCGCCACCGTCAGCGAGCCGATGATCACCGTGTGCCGCCTGATCGGCGAATTTCACGGCTTCGAGATCCGGATACCGCCGGAACCGGAGTCCGGTAAGAAGCGCAAGACCCGGCTGGAGGAGATCTGCGCCGCCTCCCGCCTGCGCAGCCGTCGGGTGCTGCTGCGGGACGACTGGTGGCGCCACGACAACGGTCCGCTGATCGGCGTCCGCCTGCTCGGCGAGGGCAAGGAAGAGGACGATCGGCGGGCGGTGGCTCTGCTGCCCACCTCGCCGCGCAGTTACGACATGGTCGATCCGGTCGAAGGCACCCGGCAACCGGTCGACAAGGAAATCGGCGAGGCCCTCGACGGCAACGCCTTCATGCTCTACCCGCCGCTGCCGGAGGGTCCCCTGGGGATTAGGGATCTGGTCCGCGCCGCCTTCAAGGGACGCCGCCGGGACGTGATGACCCTGATCATGATGGGCCTTTGCGGCGGCCTCCTGGGCATGGTCGTGCCGTTGATCACCGGCCGGCTCTTCGGCCAGGTGATCCCCAGCGCCGACCGATCGCAGCTCGCCCAGCTCGGCATGGCCCTGGTGGTCAGCGCCGTGGCGACGGGGGTGTTCGAGATCGTCCGCGGCATCGCGATGCTGCGCCTCGGCGCCAAGGTCGATGGCTCGGTGCAGGCCGCCGTCTGGAACCGCCTGCTCTCGCTACCCATGTCGTTCTTTCGCCGCTACACCGTCGGCGACCTGGCGGACCGCTCCCTCGGCCTCGACGCGATCCGCGAACTTCTCGCCGGCAACGTCACCTCGACCCTCCTGACGGCGATCTTCTCGGTGTTCAGCTTCGGTTTGCTGTTCTACTACTCCTGGCGCCTGGCGCTGGTGGCAACGGCGATTGTGCTGGTGCTGATGGTCACCACCACGGTTCTGACCCTGATGCAGATTCGCCGCCAGCGGCCCCTGTTCGAAATTCAGGGGAAGATCGCCAGCCTGCTTCTGGGACTCCTCCATGGGGTATCGAAGCTGCGCGTCGCCGGCGCCGAAAAACGCGGCTACGCCTTGTGG
The sequence above is a segment of the Acidobacteriota bacterium genome. Coding sequences within it:
- a CDS encoding NHLP family bacteriocin export ABC transporter peptidase/permease/ATPase subunit, whose product is MLKTLWKRIRGGAGEARRDKTPTVLQMEAVECGAASLAIILAFYKRWVPLEELRIACGVSRDGSKASNVIKAARTYGLTAKGFKKQPESLRRLKGPAILHWNFNHFLVLEGFRKGKVFLNDPAMGPRVVTEEELDQSFTGVVLTFEPNEEFEAGGQAPNILPALARRVGGSRTGLLYVVLAGLALVIPGLVVPVFSKVFIDQVLLSGRLEWLRPLLLCMGLTALILGALTWLQQHFLLRLETKIALAGSSRFLWHVLRLPTVFFSQRFAGDISTRVRSNDRVAQLLSRDLATNALGVIVIVFYVAVMLRYDVLLTMVGIVAAFLNVVALRFVARKRVDGSRRLLQEKGKLNGTAIGGLQMIESYKASGSEADLYSRWAGFQAKVVNIRQDLERYTQFLNAVPPLLAALTTAAILAIGGLRVMEGELSLGSLIAFQVLMASFIAPVSQLVNLGGKVQTVEGDMNRLDDVLRYPVDSSVKVDDEDELDEDEPIKLAGRLELHHLQFGYSRLDPPLIDGFELTLEPGSRVALVGGSGSGKSTVARLVTGLYQPWSGEILFDGRKREEIPRRVLTQSLAVVDQSIFLFEGTVRENLTLWNSTIPLPEVVAAARDASIHEDIAARSGGYQSLVEEGGSNFSGGQRQRLEIARALVVNPSLLVLDEATSALDSTTESLIDQNLRRRGATCLIVAHRLSTIRDADEIIVMDQGKIVQRGTHDELMVDTEGPYAALISNE
- a CDS encoding NHLP bacteriocin export ABC transporter permease/ATPase subunit is translated as MNEPTTPAAIGDHAGGGSPLSLPSNRTLDLTHSESRLWLVDRGRLELFMEPWDGGRATGPRLHLGEVTADGGLLASFEAGGLRLIAVATEPTELTEVNRGEVTTAPQRDDAAEALGRRIDGWIASVTEAVPRPPAPHHLTPLRSDGTEQALEAKKPAGRPAKGLLWVRLESGEARYLGIPELALAVGETVPSTGDLWLTGDGETVVSARSTQELLKAGTLEDHLRAFHQRFLTWLEIERRTIDEEERQRLGLATELDRRSVESATERLVSILDSDDSGSSATATVSEPMITVCRLIGEFHGFEIRIPPEPESGKKRKTRLEEICAASRLRSRRVLLRDDWWRHDNGPLIGVRLLGEGKEEDDRRAVALLPTSPRSYDMVDPVEGTRQPVDKEIGEALDGNAFMLYPPLPEGPLGIRDLVRAAFKGRRRDVMTLIMMGLCGGLLGMVVPLITGRLFGQVIPSADRSQLAQLGMALVVSAVATGVFEIVRGIAMLRLGAKVDGSVQAAVWNRLLSLPMSFFRRYTVGDLADRSLGLDAIRELLAGNVTSTLLTAIFSVFSFGLLFYYSWRLALVATAIVLVLMVTTTVLTLMQIRRQRPLFEIQGKIASLLLGLLHGVSKLRVAGAEKRGYALWAGRFAEQRSHAMRVRHVANLQAALNSFYGVLASIAIFAMLGLSQKIQMPIGDFLAFIAAFSQFLASSLAIIGVLSSVLAMVPTYERLVPILVEPPEVDESRVDIGDLRGDIEFNHVSFRYKEDGPLILDDVSLEAKRGEMVALVGPSGSGKSTCIRLILGFETPEAGSIYFDGQDLSSLALQSVRRQIGVVLQNGEPMVGDIYSNIVGSSNLGIDAAWEAAAMAGLAEDIAAMPMKMHTIISEGAGTFSGGQKQRLLIARAVVHRPRVLLFDEATSALDNRTQDIVSRSLEQLDATRIVVAHRLSTILNADRIYVIDRGRVMESGTYAELARAGGVFSTLVERQEV